A stretch of DNA from Methylomicrobium lacus LW14:
CATCAACGAAGCCTTTCAATTCAACAATCCGAATGTGAAGGCCACCTGCGGCTGCGGGGAAAGCTTTAGCGTATAAGACGCCCGGCCGGATCAACTGCGCAGCGAATTCAATAACGCGGTCAGCTCTTCATCGTGAATCGGCTTGGTCAGATAGGCATCGAAACCGGCCGCCAGCGCATCATTGATCCGGCCTTCCTCCGCGTAAGCGCTGACCGCGACCATTCTGAGTCCCTTGCCCCGGCTTCTGGCGATCGTCAATAATTCGAGCCCGGACATCACCGGCATGTTCAAATCGACCAGCACCAGGCTGTAATCATGCCTTTCGATCAACGTCAAGGCTTCCCTGCCGTTGGCGGCCGAATCGACGCTGCAACCTTCCAGCTCCAGCAAATTGGCCAGCAGCAACAGGTTGATCTGGCTGTCGTCCGCAATCAACACCCGCAGCGGCCCGTCAGCCGGCTGCCAGCCGCCGTTGCCGGCCAGCCGGGTTGGCTGATCCTCGGCGCTCGGCAACGGCAGCGACACCGAAAACCGGCTGCCCATGCCGGGCTCACTGCTCACACTGATCACGCCGCCCATGATATGGATCAGCTCGCGGGTAATCGCCAAGCCCAGCCCCAGACCGGGCCGAATGAACTCGCCCTCGTTCAGTTGCGTAAAGGGCGCAAAGATAGACTCCAGATCCTGCTCGGCAATGCCGCAGCCGGTGTCCTCGATCGTGATAAGCCAATGTCCCTCAACATAATTCGCTGTCAGCGTCACCCGGCCGTGCTCGGTGTATTTGATCGCGTTATCGAGCAGATTGACGATGACCTGGCGGATGCGCTTTTGATCGCCCAATAACAGCCGCGGGATCGCCAAGGTATTCACATCGAGCTCAAGACGCTTGGCCTCGGCGTTCAATCGGCAAATATCGATAATATTTTGCAATAATTTATGACTATCGAAGACCTTGATGTCGGTTCTGATTTTGTTCGATTCGATCGAGGCGATATCCAGAATGCCGGTAATCAACTCCAACAGATGATTGCTGCATTGCCTGATCGTATGGATTTGCTCGTATTCTTCTTTTTGAAACGCGCGCTTCTTCAACAGCAGCTGCGAAAAGCCCAGTATCGCATTCAACGGCGTGCGCAACTCATGGCTGATATTCGCCAGAAATCGACTTTTTGAATCGTTCGCCGCTTCCGCAGCGATTTTAGCCTTCAGCAACTGCTCGGTTCGATCATTGATGATCGACTCGGTCCGAAAATAACGCCCGGTCAGCATCAGCAGGCCGACGCCCAACAGACTGGTAAACAGCAATCCGCCGATCAGCACCATCCAAACCGACCAATGGAGTTGCAAATCTTCCCTGTCCTGATAGAAAAACAACAACCAACGCAGCCCACCCGCTTCGGTCTCATACTGCCTGACTG
This window harbors:
- a CDS encoding ATP-binding protein — encoded protein: MNDLFLMRALNYVFVVIVLALVYFGFGILGQLLNVTLSHASVLGPSTGIALAALLLLGKRIWPGVFLGSFAISAFVSAFSFDTPMLAIHAAHATGATLSVLLGHVLIKKFVGIPNSLIEDRGILLFMLLGGPLSCLIAPTVGITAMYQAGMIGATQIVSRGFFWWIGDTMGVLVFTPIILIAYAEPRAVWGQRRYSVGLPLIATFALVIILYLYVRQQEEEQHRQEFNDQTATLSQAIINRLQGDMHSIDAVRNFFYGSRRVEQDEFVFFTRQTLKLFPEIKSSSWIRVAKGGGINLEFTATLNEYPDRDISAPRSWLANLNKLLKSRQVNAGDVLQVVENGQATVFFPVFTPQSNGGKHILGLVSATFLIADLVHVSTQALKNTGSFLSIAIEDGASGPYNTIYSTQPVGFSQVKSVRQYETEAGGLRWLLFFYQDREDLQLHWSVWMVLIGGLLFTSLLGVGLLMLTGRYFRTESIINDRTEQLLKAKIAAEAANDSKSRFLANISHELRTPLNAILGFSQLLLKKRAFQKEEYEQIHTIRQCSNHLLELITGILDIASIESNKIRTDIKVFDSHKLLQNIIDICRLNAEAKRLELDVNTLAIPRLLLGDQKRIRQVIVNLLDNAIKYTEHGRVTLTANYVEGHWLITIEDTGCGIAEQDLESIFAPFTQLNEGEFIRPGLGLGLAITRELIHIMGGVISVSSEPGMGSRFSVSLPLPSAEDQPTRLAGNGGWQPADGPLRVLIADDSQINLLLLANLLELEGCSVDSAANGREALTLIERHDYSLVLVDLNMPVMSGLELLTIARSRGKGLRMVAVSAYAEEGRINDALAAGFDAYLTKPIHDEELTALLNSLRS